One region of Zingiber officinale cultivar Zhangliang chromosome 7B, Zo_v1.1, whole genome shotgun sequence genomic DNA includes:
- the LOC122004486 gene encoding uncharacterized protein LOC122004486, whose amino-acid sequence MCEAAYDNYTENPEEFMKFLEESEKPLYKGCQRYTKLSALVKLYNTKARHGMSDALFSDLLLDFGDMLPNNHNLPSSMKQYKNCVSCPKCGLSRWKLTKNKVEKKDSTRVVGQLRHPVDSPSWKLVDHMWPDFESEPRNLRLALAADGINPHSNLSSRYSCWPIMLVNYNLPPNMCMKRKYIMLTMLISGPKQPGNDIDVYLEVLVEDLQQLWAGVDGVYDAYRREFFTLKGVLLWTINDFPAYGNLSGCTTHGYYACPLCGEDTYARHLENGKKMSFTGHRRFLSQFHPYRRQIKEFNGREELGEVARPLSGIKLFEKLSDIRHCLDVMHIEKNVFESLINTLMNVKGKTKDNVAARLDMVAMGIRPELTPIVGEKRTYLPFAACSFTKKEKLQVCKSLKDIKVPEGFSSNMNNIVCMDQLRLTCLKSHDCHVLMQHFLPIVIRDALPKHVRYAIIRLCFFFKDICCKVIDVAKLDKLQSDLVVTLCLLEQYFSPSFFDIMLHLTVHLVREVRLCGPVYFRWMYPFERCMKVLKSYVGSRKHPEGCIVQRYLAEEAIEFCSEYLSDVDPIGVPQSI is encoded by the exons ATGTGTGAGGCAGCGTATGATAACTATACAGAAAACCCTGaagaatttatgaaatttttagaagaatcagAGAAGCCGCTGTACAAGGGATGTCAACGTTACACAAAATTGAGTGCACTTGTGAAACTGTACAATACCAAAGCAAGGCATGGAATGAGTGATGCTCTGTTTTCAGATTTACTATTGGATTTTGGGGATATGTTGCCAAATAATCACAATTTACCATCCTCAAT GAAGCAATATAAAAACTGCGTAAGTTGCCCTAAATGTGGCTTGTCACGGTGGAAGTTAACCAAAAACAAGGTTGAGAAGAAAG ATTCTACAAGAGTTGTTGGTCAGTTACGTCATCCAGTTGATTCACCATCGTGGAAGTTGGTGGATCATATGTGGCCCGACTTTGAAAGTGAGCCAAGAAATCTTCGTCTAGCACTTGCAGCTGATGGCATTAATCCTCATAGCAACCTTAGTAGTCGGTACAGCTGTTGGCCAATTATGTTGGTTAACTATAATTTACCTCCAAATATGTGCATGAAGAGGAaatacattatgctaactatgcTCATTTCAGGGCCTAAGCAGCCTGGAAACGATATTGATGTATATCTGGAGGTGTTAGTTGAAGATTTGCAACAATTGTGGGCAGGAGTTGATGGAGTCTATGATGCTTATCGAAGGGAGTTCTTCACTCTTAAAGGAGTCTTATTATGGaccatcaatgattttcctgcctACGGTAACCTTAGTGGATGTACTACACATGGTTATTATGCATGCCCATTATGTGGAGAAGATACTTATGCAAGACACTTGGAAAATGGGAAGAAAATGTCATTTACGGGCCATAGACGATTCCTATCACAGTTTCATCCCTATCGTAGGCAAATCAAGGAGTTTAATGGCAGGGAAGAACTTGGAGAAGTAGCTAGACCATTATCTGGGATTAAGTTGTTTGAGAAACTTTCTGACATAAG ACATTGTCTTGATGTTATGCACATCGAGAAAAATGTATTTGAATCCCTCATTAATACTTTGATGAATGTTAAAGGAAAAACCAAGGATAATGTGGCAGCTAGGTTGGACATGGTTGCGATGGGAATTAGACCTGAATTAACACCTATAGTTGGGGAGAAGAGAACATATCTTCCTTTTGCTGCGTGCTCAttcacaaaaaaagaaaaattacaaGTGTGCAAGTCATTAAAGGATATAAAAGTTCCAGAAGGTTTCTCTTCAAACATGAATAATATTGTGTGCATGGATCAGCTGAGGTTGACTTGCTTGAAATCACATGATTGCCATGTTTTAATGCAGCATTTCTTGCCAATAGTTATACGTGATGCGCTGCCAAAACATGTTAGATATGCCATCATAAGATTATGTTTtttcttcaaagatatttgtTGCAAAGTTATAGATGTAGCCAAGTTAGATAAGTTGCAATCTGACTTGGTTGTTACACTATGCTTATTGGAGCAATATTTTTCCCCATCTTTCTTCGATATCATGCTTCACTTAACTGTCCATCTTGTTCGAGAAGTCCGATTATGTGGACCAGTTTACtttagatggatgtatccatttgaaagatgcATGAAGGTGCTTAAGAGTTATGTAGGCAGTCGAAAACATCCTGAAGGTTGCATTGTTCAGAGATATTTAGCAGAAGAAGCAAttgaattttgttcagaataCCTCAGTGACGTTGATCCTATTGGAGTTCCTCAATCAATTTGA